The region AGCCTTGGTCTTCGGTTCAACGGCAACGTGAATCACCGGCTCCGGGAATTCCATACGCTCAAGAACGATCGGAGCATCGATGGCACACAGGGTTTCACCAGTGGTGACTTCCTTCAGGCCGATACCCGCGGCGATGTCGCCAGCGCGCACTTCGTCGATTTCCTTACGGTCGTTGGCGTGCATCTGCACGATACGGCCGATACGCTCTTTCTTGTCCTTGACCGAGTTCAGCACGGTGTCACCGGACTTCACCACGCCAGAGTAGACGCGGAAGAAGGTCAGCTGACCGACGTACGGATCGTTCATCAGCTTGAATGCCAGCGCGGAGAACGGCGCTTCGTCGGAAGCTTCACGCGTGGTCGGCTGCTCGCGATCGTCAGTACCACCCACCGGCGGGATGTCGACCGGGGACGGCAGGAACTCGATCACGGCGTCCAGCATGCGCTGCACACCCTTGTTCTTGAACGCGGTGCCACACAGCATCGGCTGGATTTCGCAAGCGATGGTGCGCTGACGAATAGCCTGAACGATTTCGGCCTCGGAGAGGTCGCCTTCTTCCAGGTACTTGTTCATCAGTTCTTCGGATGCTTCAGCAGCCGATTCAACCATCTTCTCACGCCATTCCTGAGCAGTTGCCTGCAGGTCTGCCGGGATGTCCTGGTACTCGAACTTCATGCCTTGCGAAGCATCGTCCCAGAAGATGGCCTGCATCTTCACCAGGTCGATCACGCCGACGAAGTTGTCTTCAGCACCGATAGGAATTACAACCGGAACCGGAGTCGCCTTCAGGCGGGTCTTCATTTGCTCGACGACGCGGAAGAAGTTGGCACCTTGACGGTCCATCTTGTTCACGAACGCCAGACGCGGCACTTTGTACTTGTTGGCCTGACGCCACACGGTTTCGGATTGGGGCTGAACGCCACCAACCGCGCAGTACACCATGCAAGCACCATCCAGAACACGCATGGAGCGCTCAACTTCAATCGTGAAGTCAACGTGCCCCGGGGTGTCGATGATGTTGAAGCGGTGTTCCTGGAACTGCATGCCCATACCTTTCCAGAAGGTCGTGGTAGCAGCCGAGGTAATGGTAATACCGCGCTCTTGTTCTTGTTCCATCCAGTCCATGGTGGCAGCGCCATCATGCACTTCACCGATCTTGTGGTTAACACCGGTGTAGAACAGGATACGTTCGGTCGTGGTGGTCTTGCCTGCATCAATGTGAGCGGAGATACCGATGTTACGGTAGCGCTCAATGGGGGTATTACGAGCCACGATGTTTTCCTTAAGCTTTTTGCATTAGAAGCGGTAGTGGGCGAAGGCCTTGTTGGCTTCGGCCATGCGGTGCACTTCATCACGCTTCTTCATCGCGCCGCCACGACCTTCGGCCGCATCGAGCAGCTCGCCAGCCAGACGCAGATCCATGGACTTCTCACCACGCTTGCGTGCCGCGTCACGGACCCAACGCATCGCCAATGCCAGACGACGGCTAGGGCGGACTTCGACAGGCACCTGGTAGTTAGCACCACCGACGCGACGGCTCTTCACCTCGACGATCGGTTTTGCATTGTTGATGGCGGTAGTGAACACCTCAATGGCGTTCTTGCCGGTCTTCTTCTCGATTTGTTCGAGCGCACCGTAAATGATGCCTTCAGCAACCGACTTCTTACCGTCGATCATTACAACGTTCATGAACTTGGTCAGTTCCTGCGAACCGAACTTGGGATCCGGCAACACTTCGCGTTTCGGAACTTCTCTACGTCTTGGCATGATATTACTTCCTTAATGTGACATTCAGTCGGGGAACCCAATCCCCACAGC is a window of Silvimonas iriomotensis DNA encoding:
- the fusA gene encoding elongation factor G, translating into MARNTPIERYRNIGISAHIDAGKTTTTERILFYTGVNHKIGEVHDGAATMDWMEQEQERGITITSAATTTFWKGMGMQFQEHRFNIIDTPGHVDFTIEVERSMRVLDGACMVYCAVGGVQPQSETVWRQANKYKVPRLAFVNKMDRQGANFFRVVEQMKTRLKATPVPVVIPIGAEDNFVGVIDLVKMQAIFWDDASQGMKFEYQDIPADLQATAQEWREKMVESAAEASEELMNKYLEEGDLSEAEIVQAIRQRTIACEIQPMLCGTAFKNKGVQRMLDAVIEFLPSPVDIPPVGGTDDREQPTTREASDEAPFSALAFKLMNDPYVGQLTFFRVYSGVVKSGDTVLNSVKDKKERIGRIVQMHANDRKEIDEVRAGDIAAGIGLKEVTTGETLCAIDAPIVLERMEFPEPVIHVAVEPKTKADQEKMGVALNRLAKEDPSFRVRTDEESGQTIISGMGELHLEILVDRMKREFGVEANVGAPQVAYRETVTQTVKDVQGKHAKQSGGKGQFGDCTITLEPSGEGKGYQFFDEIKGGVIPREFIPSVDKGIQNTLKAGILAGFPVVDVTVRLTFGSYHDVDSSQIAFELAGSIAFKEAMRRANPVILEPMMAVEIETPEEYMGDIMGDLSSRRGIIQGMDDNPAGGKMVKVEVPLSEMFGYSTTLRSMSQGRATYSMEFKHYSQAPKHVADAIMANKK
- the rpsG gene encoding 30S ribosomal protein S7, yielding MPRRREVPKREVLPDPKFGSQELTKFMNVVMIDGKKSVAEGIIYGALEQIEKKTGKNAIEVFTTAINNAKPIVEVKSRRVGGANYQVPVEVRPSRRLALAMRWVRDAARKRGEKSMDLRLAGELLDAAEGRGGAMKKRDEVHRMAEANKAFAHYRF